A region from the Persephonella sp. genome encodes:
- a CDS encoding universal stress protein, with translation MISRILVGIDGSKSSWVASDYGIYLSKKLKKPVIGVHIVDIRLLETPFVEDLAGALGFTTYADITPKLKEVLDERGRVLLDQFAKKCREAGADCSIAQAFGIVANELVEMADPDDLIIVGKTGIHNKFAPLFLGSTSEAVARKSKCPVMISTDKFLEIRKVILAFDGREKSIHAAQYINDLYNNLGIEELTVITVLEEKSEKEKHIKDLLDSSLKVPYKLNFLYGYPDEEIERFIIDNKDKYQLITMGAYGESRIKELILGSTTSFIINKSPIPVLLVK, from the coding sequence ATGATAAGCAGAATTCTGGTAGGTATAGACGGTTCAAAAAGTTCGTGGGTTGCTTCAGATTATGGCATATATCTGTCAAAAAAACTGAAGAAACCTGTAATAGGGGTTCATATAGTTGATATCAGGCTTCTTGAAACTCCTTTTGTTGAGGATCTTGCAGGGGCTTTAGGTTTTACTACATATGCTGATATAACACCGAAACTTAAAGAGGTTTTAGACGAAAGGGGAAGGGTTCTCCTTGATCAGTTTGCAAAAAAATGCAGGGAAGCTGGGGCAGACTGCTCTATAGCACAGGCGTTTGGGATAGTTGCAAATGAGCTTGTTGAAATGGCTGATCCTGACGATCTTATTATCGTTGGAAAAACAGGTATCCACAACAAATTTGCTCCCCTCTTTCTCGGGTCAACATCTGAGGCTGTAGCAAGAAAATCAAAATGTCCAGTCATGATATCAACAGATAAGTTTTTAGAGATTAGAAAGGTTATTCTTGCTTTTGATGGAAGGGAAAAATCAATACATGCTGCCCAGTATATAAATGATCTTTACAACAATCTGGGAATAGAGGAGCTTACCGTTATTACGGTTCTTGAAGAAAAATCTGAAAAGGAAAAACATATAAAAGACCTTCTTGACAGCAGTCTTAAAGTTCCTTACAAACTTAACTTCCTGTATGGTTATCCTGATGAGGAGATAGAAAGGTTTATCATTGATAATAAAGATAAATACCAGCTTATTACGATGGGGGCTTACGGCGAAAGCAGGATCAAAGAACTAATTTTGGGAAGCACCACATCATTTATTATTAATAAATCACCTATACCTGTTCTCCTTGTTAAATAA